From Amycolatopsis sp. YIM 10, the proteins below share one genomic window:
- a CDS encoding enoyl-CoA hydratase-related protein, with protein sequence MSSVTTRTIGRVLLITIDRPHVHNAVDRTVLAGMRAALDCLESAPGLQAGVLTGAGGTSCSGADLRTPLAGDRSWTTTSSPDSPGAAAPSPSSPRWRATRSAAGWSWLWRATS encoded by the coding sequence GTGTCATCGGTGACAACGCGCACGATCGGCAGGGTTCTGCTCATCACGATCGACCGTCCCCATGTCCACAACGCCGTCGACCGCACGGTCCTGGCGGGCATGCGCGCCGCACTCGACTGCCTGGAGTCCGCGCCCGGCCTCCAGGCCGGGGTGCTGACCGGCGCCGGTGGCACCTCCTGCTCGGGGGCCGATCTCCGGACACCTCTCGCCGGCGACAGGTCGTGGACGACAACGAGTTCGCCGGACTCACCCGGCGCCGCCGCGCCAAGCCCCTCATCGCCGCGGTGGAGGGCCACGCGCTCGGCGGCGGGATGGAGCTGGCTCTGGCGTGCGACATCGTGA
- a CDS encoding SDR family oxidoreductase, with protein sequence MRSRRVLVTGCSSGVGRASAIQLATRGHEVIATARRIESIVDLGVALAVELDVTDADSVAAVADKVGPVDVLVNNAGRGLRAPVELVGDEALRTLWETNVLGPLRTVRAFLPAMRERGAGRIVNISSVAGRRAMPLTGHYAASKHALEALSESLRFEVRDFGIDVVLVEPGAVTSGFGANRLAADVDPGPYAGVVARAAAQPKATAPAQTCEEVAEVVVRAVEAERVPLRMPTSAAVAGMIRERTGRSDEEFEEWATRG encoded by the coding sequence ATGCGGAGCCGTCGCGTGCTCGTCACAGGATGTTCGAGCGGGGTGGGGCGCGCGAGCGCGATCCAGCTCGCGACCCGTGGGCACGAGGTGATCGCCACCGCGCGCAGGATCGAGTCGATCGTCGACCTCGGCGTCGCGCTCGCCGTCGAACTCGACGTCACGGACGCGGATTCGGTCGCCGCCGTCGCGGACAAGGTCGGCCCGGTGGACGTCCTCGTCAACAACGCCGGGCGGGGCCTGCGCGCGCCGGTAGAGCTCGTCGGCGACGAGGCGCTCCGCACTCTGTGGGAGACCAACGTGCTCGGCCCCTTGCGGACCGTACGGGCGTTCCTCCCCGCGATGCGTGAGCGGGGCGCGGGCCGCATCGTCAACATCTCGTCGGTGGCCGGGCGCCGCGCGATGCCGCTGACGGGTCACTACGCGGCGAGCAAGCACGCGCTGGAGGCACTGAGCGAGTCGTTGCGGTTCGAGGTGCGCGATTTCGGAATCGACGTCGTGCTGGTCGAACCCGGCGCGGTGACATCCGGCTTCGGAGCGAACCGGCTGGCCGCCGACGTCGACCCCGGGCCCTACGCCGGGGTGGTCGCGCGGGCGGCGGCGCAACCCAAGGCCACTGCCCCGGCGCAGACCTGCGAAGAGGTCGCCGAGGTGGTGGTGCGCGCGGTGGAAGCGGAGCGGGTGCCGTTGCGGATGCCCACGTCGGCGGCTGTCGCCGGCATGATCCGGGAGCGCACGGGGCGATCGGACGAGGAGTTCGAGGAGTGGGCCACCCGCGGGTGA
- a CDS encoding phenylacetate--CoA ligase family protein: protein MTERSEDRELYTPEAQTLAPEENRRRAFAGLQGEWGRVWSNPYYSNRYRKAGLEPGELPPLDEIPRTTKNGLRADVQANPPFGTHRSVQPEQARRVGTSTGTTGKPWLVLWTERDMAVAIDVRLQYLWRAGMRPGGRFAHSWPTGLYSTGVLAGRDFLKLGIMEIPCGLPSSDKDIEMHLDLWQLLSPTGFMLTGSQVQIYESAATKQGLDLRKLFNEASLLIVEALYQFDEPRRQFEQTYGVRLHNITGASEIPGYSINDCRFHTGMHVPMGHHWIQVVDPVTGKEVPTGERGHLVINSYDLDAFYLRYDVEDIVAATDEPCPCGETGQRYTFLGRGADRAEVGGKMVLPIDIQLALFPHGSPEFQLHPGQGSEIQLKVETEDEQSARRVEGILRENLGVPVKAVSVPVGSLPRSTFKPRRVAS from the coding sequence GTGACCGAACGAAGCGAGGACCGCGAGCTGTACACCCCCGAAGCCCAGACCCTGGCTCCGGAGGAGAACCGCCGGCGGGCGTTCGCCGGACTGCAGGGTGAGTGGGGCCGGGTCTGGAGCAACCCCTACTACAGCAACCGCTACCGCAAGGCGGGCCTGGAACCCGGTGAGCTGCCCCCGCTGGACGAGATCCCGCGCACCACCAAGAACGGCCTGCGGGCGGACGTGCAGGCCAACCCGCCGTTCGGCACCCACCGGTCCGTGCAGCCGGAACAGGCGCGACGCGTGGGCACCTCGACCGGGACCACGGGCAAACCGTGGCTCGTACTGTGGACCGAACGCGACATGGCGGTGGCCATCGACGTGCGGCTGCAGTACCTCTGGCGGGCCGGGATGCGTCCCGGCGGGAGGTTCGCGCACAGCTGGCCGACCGGCCTCTACTCCACCGGCGTGCTGGCCGGGCGCGACTTCCTGAAGCTCGGGATCATGGAGATCCCCTGCGGACTGCCCAGCAGCGACAAGGACATCGAGATGCACCTCGACCTGTGGCAGCTGCTCTCGCCCACAGGCTTCATGCTGACCGGCTCCCAGGTGCAGATCTACGAAAGCGCCGCCACAAAGCAGGGCCTCGACCTGCGCAAGTTGTTCAACGAGGCGTCCCTGCTGATCGTCGAGGCCCTCTACCAGTTCGACGAGCCACGGCGGCAGTTCGAGCAGACCTACGGCGTCCGGCTGCACAACATCACCGGCGCGTCGGAGATCCCGGGCTACTCCATCAACGACTGCCGCTTCCACACCGGGATGCACGTCCCGATGGGACACCACTGGATCCAGGTCGTCGACCCGGTGACCGGCAAGGAGGTGCCCACGGGCGAGCGCGGGCACCTGGTGATCAACTCCTACGACCTCGACGCGTTCTACCTCCGCTACGACGTCGAGGACATCGTGGCGGCCACCGATGAGCCCTGCCCGTGCGGCGAAACCGGCCAGCGGTACACGTTCCTCGGCCGCGGCGCGGACCGCGCCGAGGTCGGCGGGAAGATGGTGCTGCCGATCGACATCCAGCTGGCGCTGTTCCCGCACGGCTCGCCCGAGTTCCAGTTGCACCCCGGGCAGGGCAGCGAGATCCAGCTCAAGGTGGAGACCGAGGACGAGCAGTCGGCGCGACGGGTCGAAGGGATCCTGCGGGAGAACCTCGGAGTACCGGTGAAGGCCGTGTCGGTGCCTGTGGGCAGCCTCCCGCGCTCGACGTTCAAGCCGCGCCGGGTCGCGAGCTGA
- a CDS encoding AMP-binding protein, protein MGPFGDASTITLGDVLREHRRSRGGLTATVDHAVRLSYAEFDHRVNKLANALAAHGAGPGERVLWLGQNSFRLLELLGACAKLGAAVVPVNWRQSAGELAVVIDDVAARVVVWQDTEIGATVRAAREQAATAAGSVWVRHDAAGPGSYEEFLAAGDEADPDIEVDAASPVLGIYTAAFEGRPHAAMLSHWSALIEGLVVGRIAELSDATVFLNSGPMFHLGTLMTTLATLVHGGTNVIVARVDPEEMCAVIEAERCNRAFVMAPTLEAIREINAGGRFDLTSLWPDPDPATWTMCTPSANPATGRAGGYGQSEVSGLITSYGLGRKSDSIYGRPAPLSQVRIVDDTGADVPDGETGEIICRGPVVMTGYLHRDELNAQRRRGGWHYTGDLGKRAPDGSIQFVGPKLRMIKSASENIYPFEVERCLTAHPGVAAACVIGVPDERWTQSVKAVVVRAEGSTVTAEELVEHCRRSIASYKKPRVVVFVDALPKQANGQVDRDRVDAEHGGGGYPGQVSSGRRDVPLRAGAR, encoded by the coding sequence ATGGGGCCGTTCGGAGACGCGTCGACGATCACGCTGGGGGACGTGCTCCGGGAACACCGCCGCAGCCGAGGAGGGCTGACGGCGACGGTCGACCACGCCGTGCGCCTGTCCTACGCGGAGTTCGACCACCGCGTCAACAAGCTCGCCAACGCCCTCGCCGCGCACGGTGCCGGCCCGGGCGAGCGCGTCCTGTGGCTGGGGCAGAACTCGTTCCGGTTGCTGGAGCTGCTCGGCGCCTGCGCCAAGCTGGGTGCGGCGGTGGTCCCGGTCAACTGGCGCCAGTCGGCCGGCGAACTCGCTGTCGTCATCGACGATGTCGCGGCGCGGGTGGTCGTCTGGCAGGACACGGAGATCGGCGCGACCGTTCGGGCGGCCCGGGAGCAGGCCGCGACCGCGGCCGGCTCGGTGTGGGTGCGCCACGACGCCGCCGGACCGGGCAGCTACGAGGAGTTCTTGGCGGCAGGCGACGAGGCAGACCCGGACATCGAGGTGGATGCCGCAAGCCCGGTGCTCGGCATCTACACCGCGGCGTTCGAGGGGCGTCCCCACGCCGCGATGCTCTCGCACTGGTCCGCACTGATCGAGGGCCTGGTCGTCGGGCGCATCGCGGAACTGAGCGATGCCACCGTGTTCCTCAACTCCGGGCCGATGTTCCACCTGGGCACGCTCATGACCACGCTGGCGACCCTCGTGCACGGCGGGACGAACGTAATCGTCGCGCGGGTCGACCCCGAGGAGATGTGTGCCGTCATCGAGGCCGAACGCTGCAACCGGGCCTTCGTCATGGCGCCCACCCTCGAGGCCATCCGCGAGATCAACGCCGGCGGCCGGTTCGACCTGACCAGCCTGTGGCCGGATCCGGACCCCGCCACGTGGACGATGTGCACGCCCAGCGCCAACCCCGCCACTGGGCGAGCGGGTGGTTACGGTCAGTCCGAGGTGTCCGGCCTCATCACCAGCTACGGGCTCGGCCGCAAGTCCGACTCGATCTACGGCAGGCCCGCGCCGTTGAGCCAGGTGCGGATCGTGGACGACACCGGCGCGGACGTGCCCGACGGCGAGACGGGCGAGATCATCTGCCGCGGACCGGTCGTCATGACCGGTTACCTGCACCGCGACGAACTCAACGCGCAGCGCCGGCGCGGTGGCTGGCACTACACCGGCGACCTGGGCAAGCGCGCCCCGGACGGCTCGATCCAGTTCGTCGGGCCGAAGCTGCGGATGATCAAGTCCGCCTCGGAGAACATCTACCCGTTCGAGGTCGAACGTTGCCTCACCGCGCACCCCGGTGTCGCCGCGGCCTGCGTCATCGGGGTGCCGGACGAGCGCTGGACCCAGTCGGTCAAGGCCGTGGTCGTGCGAGCCGAGGGCAGCACCGTCACGGCCGAGGAGCTCGTCGAGCACTGCCGGAGGTCGATCGCCTCGTACAAGAAGCCGCGGGTGGTCGTGTTCGTCGATGCGTTGCCGAAGCAGGCCAACGGGCAGGTGGACCGCGACCGTGTCGACGCCGAGCACGGGGGCGGTGGCTATCCGGGACAGGTGTCGAGCGGCAGGCGGGACGTTCCGCTGCGAGCCGGCGCCCGGTGA
- a CDS encoding acyl-CoA dehydrogenase family protein has translation MFTIPESVRPIRDRAARFIDDHLIPVELELGHGGPPARTLLKEIEDKAKAEGLYAIGHPAHLGGGGLSMLDYAYVNEVIGRCEPAQQALGTVSLQTVVMLDPVATEEQRERWVRPATMGELRIAFAVTEPGVASADPTGLQTTARLEGDEWVLNGRKWFISAADRAAVTIVMAKTDPDAPPHRQFSMILVPTGTPGYTVGEELQVMGLRSVLSGHYEVELDDVRVPKENLIGGRGDGFVLAQQRLGPGRIYHCMRWLGVAQRAFDYLCARANERMLGGAPLGDKQFVQEWIFDSYHQIAANRYLVLDAAAKVDRGQQARVELSAVKVSCAKMVNEVLDRAMQVHGAEGLTDRLPLELMFREARYGRIVDGPDEAHKQRVARAILRSYREGDGWDFGARGE, from the coding sequence TTGTTCACCATCCCCGAGAGCGTCCGTCCGATCCGTGACCGGGCGGCCCGGTTCATCGACGACCACCTGATCCCGGTCGAGCTCGAGCTCGGCCACGGCGGCCCGCCCGCGCGGACCCTGCTGAAGGAGATCGAGGACAAGGCGAAGGCAGAGGGCCTTTACGCCATCGGTCATCCAGCGCACCTCGGCGGTGGCGGTCTGTCCATGTTGGACTATGCCTACGTCAACGAGGTGATCGGCCGGTGCGAACCGGCCCAGCAGGCGCTGGGCACGGTTTCCCTGCAGACGGTCGTCATGCTCGACCCGGTGGCCACCGAGGAGCAGCGTGAGCGCTGGGTGCGGCCGGCAACCATGGGTGAACTGCGGATCGCCTTCGCGGTTACCGAGCCGGGGGTGGCGAGCGCGGACCCGACAGGGCTGCAGACCACGGCACGGCTCGAAGGCGACGAGTGGGTGCTCAACGGGCGCAAGTGGTTCATCAGTGCCGCCGACCGGGCCGCGGTGACCATCGTGATGGCCAAGACCGATCCGGACGCGCCGCCGCACCGGCAGTTCAGCATGATCCTCGTGCCCACCGGCACCCCCGGGTACACGGTGGGCGAGGAGCTGCAGGTGATGGGTCTGCGCTCGGTGCTGTCCGGGCACTACGAGGTCGAGCTGGACGACGTCCGAGTCCCGAAGGAGAACCTCATCGGCGGGCGCGGCGACGGCTTCGTGCTGGCGCAGCAGCGCCTCGGCCCGGGTCGCATCTACCACTGCATGCGCTGGCTGGGTGTCGCGCAGCGGGCCTTCGACTACCTGTGTGCCCGGGCGAACGAGCGCATGCTCGGCGGAGCGCCGCTCGGGGACAAGCAGTTCGTGCAGGAGTGGATCTTCGACTCCTACCACCAGATCGCCGCCAACCGCTACCTGGTGCTCGACGCGGCCGCCAAGGTCGATCGTGGGCAGCAGGCCCGCGTCGAGCTGTCGGCCGTCAAGGTGTCGTGCGCGAAGATGGTCAACGAGGTCCTGGACCGGGCCATGCAGGTGCACGGCGCCGAGGGGCTGACCGACCGGTTGCCGCTGGAACTGATGTTCCGCGAGGCGCGCTACGGGCGGATCGTCGACGGACCGGACGAGGCGCACAAGCAGCGCGTCGCCCGCGCGATCCTGCGTTCGTACCGCGAGGGCGACGGCTGGGACTTCGGCGCGCGGGGTGAATGA
- a CDS encoding LLM class F420-dependent oxidoreductase, with product MAAARRAIGLTIPTAGGGLAGLPRVVATAADAGITEFWSSESNGTDAFTSLAVAATAGRPVRLGTGVAGYLTRGPALLAQSAAALAELAPGRTAIGIGSSSLPMVQGWNGIPFDRRVARARDTVTFLRQAFAGGIVRGPFETLTTRGFRLARAPEQPPPVLMAALGPRMVELGLDHADGVVVNWLSPADVGGLVGGRRDSEVVCRIMVCPTGDPQRLRDGLRPLFAGYLSVPTYAAFQRRLGRAELLEPMWSAWAAGDRAEAARRVPDEVIDDLVVHGDPAVCRGRLRSYLDAGVTSAVLAVVGPDGGPAAPPWPELTEMVAGLAAPARENVGSST from the coding sequence GTGGCGGCGGCGCGGCGCGCGATCGGCCTGACCATCCCCACCGCGGGTGGTGGCCTCGCCGGGCTGCCCCGCGTCGTCGCGACGGCGGCGGATGCGGGGATCACCGAGTTCTGGTCATCGGAGTCCAACGGCACGGACGCCTTCACCTCGCTCGCCGTTGCCGCGACGGCCGGACGGCCGGTGCGGCTGGGCACCGGGGTCGCGGGATATCTCACCCGCGGTCCCGCGCTGCTCGCGCAGTCCGCCGCGGCACTGGCCGAGCTCGCCCCTGGCCGGACCGCGATCGGGATCGGATCCTCGTCGTTGCCGATGGTGCAGGGGTGGAACGGGATCCCGTTCGACCGGCGGGTGGCGCGGGCCCGCGACACCGTGACGTTCCTGCGGCAGGCCTTCGCAGGCGGCATCGTGCGGGGACCGTTCGAGACCCTCACCACCCGTGGTTTCCGGCTGGCCCGGGCTCCCGAGCAGCCGCCACCGGTGCTGATGGCGGCGCTCGGGCCGCGCATGGTCGAGCTGGGCCTGGACCACGCCGACGGTGTGGTGGTCAATTGGCTGTCACCGGCCGATGTGGGCGGTCTCGTCGGCGGACGGAGGGACAGCGAGGTCGTGTGCCGGATCATGGTCTGCCCGACCGGCGACCCGCAGCGGTTGCGGGACGGTCTGCGCCCGCTGTTCGCCGGTTACCTGAGTGTGCCGACGTACGCGGCCTTCCAGCGCCGGCTCGGCCGGGCCGAGCTGCTCGAGCCGATGTGGAGTGCCTGGGCGGCTGGCGACCGGGCGGAGGCGGCGCGGCGTGTGCCCGACGAGGTGATCGACGACCTCGTCGTGCACGGTGACCCCGCGGTATGCCGTGGCCGGCTGCGGTCCTATCTGGACGCCGGGGTGACCTCGGCCGTCCTGGCGGTCGTGGGGCCTGACGGCGGTCCGGCGGCGCCGCCGTGGCCGGAGCTGACGGAGATGGTGGCCGGCCTGGCCGCGCCGGCGCGCGAGAACGTGGGGAGCAGCACGTGA
- a CDS encoding phosphotransferase family protein, which produces MSGHATVGSGQREVGRDELPVAALEEYLAKVLGRPFRVDAATRLTAGASNTMYVLRDTGGEEIILRAPPRVKTSKSAHDVGREYRVLRALEGTGVPHPAANDLCTDTGLLGVPFMVLQRVRGFHLELPLDPPYPLDPAALRTLVMSYVDTLAAIGEVDWRSAGLEGFGRPDGFLSRQVDRWLSQLEGYRNRPLPHLERVTSWLRANQPPDQAPGLLHGDYQFLNVLFAPEPGGGVAAVVDWEQATIGDPLVDLGWVLGLWAEAGERSAVSGDAPWITQEPGMPSRVEILDRYACTSSRDLDAVGYYQVLALFKLACILEGSYAKALRSESDIARHLEFGEMVPRLLADAAAIVRGERR; this is translated from the coding sequence GTGAGCGGTCACGCCACCGTCGGATCCGGGCAGCGCGAGGTCGGCCGGGACGAACTGCCCGTTGCGGCGCTGGAGGAGTACCTGGCGAAGGTTCTCGGCCGGCCGTTCCGGGTGGACGCCGCCACGCGGCTGACCGCCGGAGCATCGAACACGATGTACGTCTTGCGCGACACCGGCGGTGAAGAGATTATCCTGCGCGCCCCGCCGCGGGTGAAGACGTCGAAGTCCGCGCACGACGTCGGGCGCGAGTACCGCGTGCTGCGTGCGCTGGAGGGCACCGGTGTCCCGCACCCGGCCGCCAACGACCTGTGCACCGACACCGGTCTGCTCGGTGTGCCGTTCATGGTGCTGCAACGGGTGCGCGGGTTCCACCTCGAGCTGCCGCTCGACCCGCCCTACCCGCTGGATCCCGCTGCCCTGCGCACGCTGGTGATGTCCTATGTGGACACGCTGGCGGCGATTGGCGAGGTCGACTGGCGGTCCGCCGGGCTGGAGGGCTTCGGCAGGCCGGACGGTTTTCTGTCCCGCCAGGTCGACCGGTGGCTGTCCCAGCTGGAGGGTTACCGGAACCGGCCACTACCGCACCTGGAGCGCGTCACGTCGTGGTTGCGAGCCAACCAGCCCCCGGACCAGGCGCCCGGCCTGCTGCACGGGGACTACCAGTTCCTCAACGTGCTGTTCGCACCCGAGCCGGGTGGCGGGGTGGCCGCGGTGGTCGACTGGGAACAGGCCACCATCGGTGATCCGCTCGTCGACCTCGGGTGGGTGCTCGGGCTCTGGGCCGAGGCGGGGGAGCGCTCCGCCGTGTCCGGGGACGCCCCGTGGATCACCCAGGAACCGGGCATGCCGTCCAGGGTGGAGATCCTCGACCGGTACGCGTGTACCTCCAGCCGTGATCTCGACGCCGTCGGCTACTACCAGGTGCTGGCCCTGTTCAAGCTTGCCTGCATCCTCGAAGGCTCGTACGCCAAGGCGCTGCGGTCCGAAAGCGACATCGCCCGCCACTTGGAGTTCGGGGAGATGGTGCCGAGGCTGCTCGCCGACGCCGCCGCAATCGTGCGGGGCGAACGCCGCTAG
- a CDS encoding MaoC/PaaZ C-terminal domain-containing protein produces MAIDVNRAVGARAGSAKTTWSEREVVLYQLGLGAGADPRAERELAYVLEDRLRVLPSYAVIPGSEGVRGLTDVPGLEFDHTKMLHGEHEIELFEPLPAAATVSTEGRVAAVYDKGSAALTVLEATSTSEDGRPLFVNRFSLFMRGAGGFGGPKSPPAEGGPVPQRVPDVVAAVPTLPQQALLYRLNGDVNPVHSDPRIAAKAGFDRPILHGLCTFGIVCKAAVDGVLDGDTAQVRRFRARFAGVVFPGETITVRCWREGVIVRIVARVDDRDADVLTNGILEVTGKETA; encoded by the coding sequence ATGGCTATCGACGTGAACAGGGCGGTCGGCGCGAGGGCCGGCAGCGCGAAGACCACGTGGTCCGAGCGCGAGGTCGTGCTCTACCAACTCGGTCTGGGCGCGGGTGCGGACCCGCGCGCCGAGCGCGAGCTGGCGTATGTGCTCGAGGACCGGTTGCGGGTCTTGCCCAGCTACGCGGTGATTCCGGGCTCCGAGGGGGTTCGCGGGCTGACGGACGTGCCGGGCCTGGAGTTCGACCACACGAAGATGCTGCATGGCGAGCACGAGATCGAGCTGTTCGAGCCGTTGCCCGCGGCCGCGACGGTATCCACCGAGGGCCGGGTCGCGGCGGTCTACGACAAGGGCAGCGCCGCGCTGACGGTCCTGGAAGCGACGTCCACTTCGGAGGACGGCCGTCCGCTGTTCGTCAACCGGTTCTCGTTGTTCATGCGCGGAGCCGGCGGCTTCGGCGGGCCGAAGAGCCCGCCGGCCGAGGGCGGGCCGGTGCCGCAGCGGGTGCCGGACGTGGTGGCGGCGGTGCCGACCCTGCCTCAGCAGGCTTTGCTGTACCGGCTCAACGGGGACGTCAACCCCGTGCACAGCGATCCGCGGATCGCGGCGAAGGCGGGTTTCGACCGGCCCATCCTGCACGGCCTGTGCACTTTCGGGATCGTGTGCAAGGCCGCGGTCGACGGGGTGCTCGACGGAGATACCGCGCAGGTGCGCCGCTTCCGGGCCAGGTTCGCCGGGGTTGTCTTCCCCGGCGAGACGATCACCGTCCGTTGCTGGCGGGAGGGTGTGATCGTGCGGATCGTCGCCCGGGTCGACGACCGCGACGCCGACGTGCTGACCAACGGCATCCTCGAGGTGACCGGAAAGGAGACGGCATGA
- a CDS encoding acyl-CoA dehydrogenase family protein, protein MTVKAPAEDAELAAYRARVRAWLAEHAPEDWAEKLPYADEAEVLEFYRAWARELHSAGLLVPQWPERFGGAGTGLAQQVVLQQEMSRAGAPRPRYLAISLGHAAATLMEHGSPEQQKLLDGILDGDVWCQGFSEPGAGSDLASLRTRAVREGDSYVVNGQKIWSSMGLYARWGLLLARTDPDAPKHRGISLFILDMRAPGVEVRPIRQATGAHEFAEVFLTDVRIPASMLVGKENDGWRLAQTTLATERYAQMVELHAGLEELLALLVRQARRLRAADGGPLVEDSEFRQRLAAFAGEVEVLGLINDRVLGDISAGRDPGARGSILKLYFSRLLQRLTAFGVRSNGLAAHVDPRRKNDLSYTSGDWMLDHIRSWTWTIAAGSNEIQRNIIGERVLGLPREPR, encoded by the coding sequence ATGACCGTCAAAGCGCCGGCTGAGGACGCCGAGCTCGCGGCCTACCGGGCCCGCGTGCGCGCATGGCTGGCCGAGCACGCTCCCGAGGACTGGGCGGAGAAGCTGCCCTACGCCGACGAAGCCGAGGTGCTCGAGTTCTACCGGGCCTGGGCTCGCGAACTGCACTCCGCCGGCCTGCTCGTGCCGCAGTGGCCCGAGCGGTTCGGCGGTGCCGGGACCGGGCTCGCCCAGCAGGTGGTTCTGCAGCAGGAGATGAGCCGCGCCGGGGCGCCGCGCCCGCGGTACCTCGCGATCTCGCTGGGGCACGCGGCGGCGACCCTGATGGAGCATGGCAGCCCGGAACAGCAGAAGCTCCTGGACGGGATCCTCGACGGAGATGTGTGGTGCCAGGGGTTCTCCGAGCCGGGCGCCGGATCCGACCTGGCTTCGCTGCGCACCAGAGCGGTGCGCGAAGGCGACTCCTACGTCGTGAACGGGCAGAAGATCTGGTCGAGCATGGGGCTCTACGCCCGCTGGGGTCTCCTGCTCGCCCGGACCGACCCGGACGCGCCGAAGCACCGCGGCATCAGTTTGTTCATCCTCGACATGCGGGCGCCCGGCGTCGAGGTCCGCCCGATCCGTCAGGCCACCGGCGCGCACGAGTTCGCCGAGGTGTTCCTCACCGACGTGCGGATCCCGGCGTCGATGCTGGTCGGCAAGGAGAACGACGGCTGGCGGCTGGCCCAGACCACTCTGGCCACCGAGCGCTATGCGCAGATGGTCGAGCTGCACGCCGGGCTCGAGGAACTGCTCGCACTGCTGGTCCGGCAGGCGCGCAGGCTGCGCGCCGCCGACGGAGGGCCGCTGGTGGAGGACTCGGAGTTCCGGCAGCGTCTCGCCGCGTTCGCCGGTGAGGTCGAGGTGCTGGGCCTGATCAACGACCGGGTCCTCGGCGACATCAGCGCGGGTCGCGACCCTGGTGCGCGGGGTTCGATCCTCAAGCTCTACTTCAGCCGGCTACTCCAGCGGCTCACTGCGTTCGGGGTGCGCAGCAACGGCCTGGCGGCCCACGTCGACCCGCGGCGCAAGAACGACCTGAGCTATACCTCCGGCGACTGGATGCTCGACCACATCAGATCGTGGACCTGGACGATCGCTGCCGGCAGCAACGAAATCCAGCGCAACATCATCGGCGAGCGCGTGCTCGGCCTTCCCCGGGAGCCACGATGA
- a CDS encoding acyl-CoA dehydrogenase family protein: protein MTTTREELSDLRASLRAMMERRSPPARVREVAESGPGADLDLWSALARDLGVAAMTVPEEFGGIGAGPEAIAVVAEELGRALAPVPFLSSAVLATTAFARAGGAPVAAAWLPRLAEGAVGTVAVTGADGVPGVDRLDVRATVSGDHLVLDGTAGFVPDVEIAEVLAVAAWGEHGPVVAVVAPDAVVAERVVVHDRTRRLSTVRLTGVSVPRTDVLAEGDSAVALLDAVCRHGAAALAADAAGGARRVHEMAVQYAKDRVQFNRPIGSFQAVKHKLADMYVLVEGAAAAAEGAARAAGADDERGLALAASFVLDAYTEVAGEAIQVHGGIGYTWEHDCHLFFKRAQLNEALLGSASWLRARAADALTAV from the coding sequence ATGACGACCACTCGTGAGGAACTGTCCGACCTGCGCGCGAGCCTGCGCGCGATGATGGAACGGCGCAGCCCTCCGGCGCGGGTGCGGGAGGTCGCGGAGTCCGGTCCCGGGGCCGACCTGGACCTGTGGTCGGCGCTGGCGCGGGATCTGGGGGTCGCGGCGATGACCGTGCCCGAGGAGTTCGGCGGAATCGGGGCGGGGCCGGAGGCCATCGCCGTCGTCGCGGAGGAACTGGGACGGGCGCTGGCGCCGGTTCCATTCCTCTCCAGTGCCGTGCTCGCGACCACCGCCTTCGCCCGGGCGGGCGGTGCGCCCGTGGCGGCCGCTTGGCTGCCCCGGCTGGCGGAGGGGGCGGTCGGCACGGTTGCCGTGACGGGTGCCGACGGTGTTCCCGGCGTCGACCGGCTGGACGTGCGGGCGACGGTGTCGGGCGACCACCTCGTGCTCGACGGGACGGCTGGTTTCGTGCCCGACGTCGAGATCGCCGAGGTGCTGGCGGTCGCGGCGTGGGGAGAGCACGGGCCGGTCGTCGCTGTCGTTGCGCCGGACGCCGTCGTGGCCGAACGGGTGGTAGTGCACGATCGGACGCGCCGGCTGAGCACCGTGCGACTGACCGGGGTTTCCGTGCCGCGCACCGATGTGCTGGCCGAGGGTGACTCCGCGGTGGCGTTGCTGGACGCGGTGTGCCGGCACGGCGCGGCAGCGCTGGCGGCGGACGCAGCAGGCGGCGCGCGCCGGGTGCACGAGATGGCGGTCCAGTACGCCAAGGACCGTGTGCAGTTCAACCGTCCCATCGGTTCGTTCCAGGCGGTGAAGCACAAGCTCGCGGACATGTACGTGCTCGTAGAGGGCGCGGCGGCCGCGGCCGAGGGTGCGGCGAGAGCCGCCGGCGCGGACGACGAACGCGGGCTGGCGCTGGCGGCGTCGTTCGTGCTCGATGCCTACACCGAGGTGGCCGGGGAGGCGATCCAGGTGCACGGCGGTATCGGCTACACGTGGGAGCACGACTGCCATCTGTTCTTCAAACGCGCCCAGCTGAACGAGGCCCTGCTCGGCAGCGCCTCGTGGCTACGGGCCCGGGCCGCGGACGCGCTCACGGCCGTGTGA